From Virgibacillus ihumii, the proteins below share one genomic window:
- a CDS encoding beta-propeller domain-containing protein, which produces MINRKTVLYCLAVLVTVGAAIIYLMPSSIGVTIPAKSSYAPSFKDWSIHFSEKMNPNTFTQNTVTVLNQDNEPVNVDLKWNKNHTVLTLQAPESGYRIDHTYMITVSDKVETDNGDEINKTFTHSFTTVAELQTIKNEEQLVTLLKERSNARQKISGEQERGVSLESSQSDSAKNMAKSGPVTSSTNIQENGVNEGDIIKTDGDYIYYSRGTDVVIASAAKKDSKVISAISTNKFRPTELYLHNDLLIMIGNSHQTSRQPSAQSAVVDRAILPPSRTTAMIYNVSDPEQPEKVREVSMDGSLITTRKMNGHLYLIANHHPPIRILKEKKNGTENLRPSVKDSAVSNKAHPLSYESMYFFPDTKDENFLLLGSINLNKLDEKAKIKGYLGASSHVYMSKKHLYIATYQYSKDISSKDGNHPELSIARPPINTKISQFKIRKGTISYNASTVVQGSLINQFAMDEHDGTFRVATTKGTMWNDDKPSTNNLFTFDMQMNPLGSLEGLAKGERIYSVRFMDDTAYMVTFKQVDPLFVIDLKNPKKPTVLGKLKIPGFSNYLHPLDEDHVIGFGQNTRLVKSERGKEPRVQIDGLKISVFDVSNPAKPKEEYSEIIGEGHSYTELNHNHHALYKHPTRPIFGFPATIYDAKTIQKGDATYQDESLAFQGIFLYKITPDDGIQLKDTFTNQENNNSDYPSKMKYAIKRMVSVDNTLYSFSQNKMSIYDLQKEKIIQHVPFPDMKY; this is translated from the coding sequence ATGATAAACCGAAAAACTGTACTGTATTGTCTGGCAGTTCTGGTCACAGTTGGGGCAGCCATTATTTACCTGATGCCCAGTTCTATTGGCGTTACGATACCGGCCAAATCGAGCTATGCGCCCTCCTTCAAAGACTGGTCCATCCATTTTTCTGAAAAAATGAACCCAAATACATTCACCCAGAATACCGTAACCGTCCTAAATCAGGACAATGAACCGGTCAATGTAGACTTGAAATGGAACAAGAATCACACCGTTCTGACGCTTCAAGCACCTGAATCCGGATATCGAATTGACCATACCTATATGATTACCGTTTCAGATAAAGTTGAAACGGATAATGGCGACGAAATAAACAAGACATTCACCCATTCCTTTACAACAGTAGCTGAATTACAGACCATCAAGAATGAGGAACAACTGGTCACATTACTGAAGGAACGGTCAAACGCACGTCAAAAAATCTCGGGCGAACAAGAGCGGGGCGTATCATTGGAAAGCTCACAAAGTGACTCCGCGAAAAACATGGCAAAAAGCGGGCCGGTTACATCATCGACTAACATCCAAGAAAATGGGGTCAATGAAGGTGATATCATTAAGACAGACGGTGATTACATTTATTATTCCCGGGGTACGGATGTCGTAATTGCCAGTGCTGCTAAAAAGGACAGTAAAGTTATCTCTGCCATTTCGACAAACAAATTCCGTCCAACAGAACTTTATTTGCACAATGATCTGCTGATTATGATCGGAAATTCACACCAGACCAGCCGTCAACCATCAGCACAGTCTGCAGTTGTTGACCGGGCAATACTTCCGCCCAGCAGAACAACGGCAATGATTTATAATGTTTCCGATCCTGAACAACCTGAAAAAGTCCGTGAAGTTAGTATGGACGGCTCATTGATTACAACCCGGAAAATGAACGGACATTTGTATCTGATTGCCAACCATCACCCGCCAATCCGCATTTTGAAAGAAAAAAAGAACGGCACTGAAAACCTGCGTCCGTCAGTTAAAGATTCTGCCGTCAGTAATAAAGCTCATCCACTCAGCTATGAGTCGATGTATTTTTTCCCTGATACAAAGGATGAAAACTTTTTGCTGCTTGGATCGATTAACTTAAACAAACTGGATGAAAAAGCGAAAATAAAAGGTTACCTCGGTGCGTCCAGCCACGTGTATATGTCCAAAAAACACTTGTATATTGCAACATATCAATACAGTAAAGATATTTCATCCAAGGATGGTAATCATCCTGAGCTTTCGATTGCCCGACCGCCTATTAATACCAAAATAAGCCAATTCAAAATTCGTAAAGGAACGATTTCCTATAATGCCTCGACGGTTGTGCAAGGCAGTCTGATCAATCAGTTCGCCATGGATGAACACGATGGAACGTTCCGTGTTGCCACCACAAAGGGTACCATGTGGAATGATGACAAACCGTCAACTAACAACCTGTTTACGTTTGACATGCAGATGAATCCACTCGGTTCTCTTGAAGGACTGGCAAAGGGGGAACGGATTTACAGTGTCCGGTTCATGGATGATACAGCCTACATGGTTACATTTAAGCAAGTCGATCCCCTTTTCGTAATCGATCTCAAAAACCCGAAAAAGCCGACAGTTCTCGGCAAGCTGAAAATTCCCGGGTTCAGCAATTATCTTCATCCGCTCGATGAGGATCATGTTATCGGCTTCGGACAAAATACCAGACTGGTGAAATCTGAACGCGGTAAGGAACCGCGAGTGCAAATCGACGGATTGAAGATTTCCGTGTTTGACGTCAGCAATCCGGCAAAGCCAAAAGAGGAATACAGTGAAATTATCGGTGAAGGCCATTCCTATACTGAATTAAATCATAATCACCATGCCCTGTATAAACATCCGACACGGCCGATTTTCGGCTTTCCGGCCACCATTTATGATGCAAAAACCATTCAAAAAGGAGATGCAACCTATCAGGACGAATCATTAGCTTTTCAGGGAATATTTCTTTACAAAATAACACCGGATGATGGAATTCAGTTGAAGGATACTTTTACAAATCAAGAAAACAACAATTCGGATTACCCATCAAAAATGAAATATGCAATAAAGCGGATGGTATCAGTCGATAATACGCTGTATTCCTTTTCACAAAACAAAATGTCCATCTATGATTTGCAAAAAGAAAAGATCATCCAGCACGTCCCGTTTCCGGATATGAAATACTAA
- a CDS encoding DegV family protein: MNTKILADSACDLTNRHYKAFDIEMVPLTVHLEGKDFKDVNEIEPKTVYDAMRAGKGTKTSQVSPQTFKTIFTSYAQSNQALVYFAFSSELSGTCQTAKMMAQEVKEEYPEAELHIIDTKCASIGYGLVVLRAAELARSGASTDEIVETATYHANHMEHIFTVDDLEYLRRGGRVSRASAFVGSLLKIKPVLHVDDGKLVPLENVRGSRKVLNRMLELMKERGTDFKNQTIGISHGDDLKRAEQLAAMIKEKFDVDDVLIEMVGSVIGAHAGPGTLALFFLNKEYK, from the coding sequence ATGAACACGAAAATCCTTGCAGATTCAGCATGTGATTTAACCAACCGTCATTATAAAGCATTTGACATCGAAATGGTACCATTAACCGTTCATTTGGAAGGAAAAGATTTTAAAGATGTAAATGAAATCGAACCAAAAACGGTATATGACGCCATGCGGGCGGGTAAAGGGACGAAAACATCCCAGGTTTCCCCGCAAACCTTTAAAACAATTTTTACATCGTATGCCCAGTCAAATCAAGCATTAGTATATTTCGCATTCTCCTCGGAACTTTCCGGTACGTGCCAAACAGCGAAAATGATGGCACAGGAAGTCAAGGAAGAATATCCTGAAGCTGAATTGCATATTATCGACACAAAATGCGCTTCTATCGGGTACGGGCTCGTCGTACTGAGGGCTGCCGAACTTGCCAGGAGCGGTGCCAGTACTGACGAAATAGTCGAAACTGCAACATATCACGCCAATCATATGGAACATATTTTTACCGTCGATGACCTGGAATACCTGCGTCGTGGCGGACGTGTCAGCAGAGCATCCGCATTCGTCGGCTCCTTGCTTAAAATTAAACCGGTCCTGCATGTAGATGATGGTAAACTTGTTCCACTTGAAAATGTCAGAGGATCCAGAAAAGTATTGAATCGCATGCTTGAACTGATGAAAGAACGCGGAACCGATTTTAAAAACCAGACAATCGGCATCAGTCATGGCGATGATTTGAAACGCGCCGAGCAGCTGGCGGCCATGATTAAAGAAAAATTCGATGTCGACGATGTATTAATTGAAATGGTTGGTTCGGTCATCGGTGCACACGCAGGCCCAGGTACACTGGCACTTTTCTTTTTAAACAAAGAGTACAAATAA
- a CDS encoding YitT family protein, with protein MFLFEAKRILIVIFGAMLNAISLNFFLIGANVYASGFTGAAQLISSVFKDFIGIEGVSTGIILFILNIPVAILGWKKVGKGFTVYSIISVVFTTIFLEVMPVIALSEDIILNAVFGGVIAGTGVGLTLKHGASTGGMDIVAMVLSRMKDRPIGTYFLLLNAIIIAMAGILYKPENALYTLLTLYVTTRVIDALHTRHEKVTAMIITHKADELQKAIHDTMVRGITILPAKGAYTKEDKNMMYLVVTRYELYDLERIIGEIDPNAFTNIVQTTGIFGFFRKD; from the coding sequence ATGTTTTTATTTGAGGCAAAGCGAATTCTAATTGTTATATTCGGCGCAATGCTGAATGCCATTTCGCTTAACTTTTTCCTGATCGGGGCAAATGTTTACGCAAGCGGCTTCACTGGTGCAGCCCAGCTGATTTCCAGTGTATTTAAAGATTTTATTGGCATAGAAGGTGTCAGTACTGGTATTATCCTATTTATTCTGAACATTCCAGTTGCCATTCTCGGATGGAAAAAAGTTGGCAAAGGATTTACTGTTTACAGTATTATTTCCGTCGTATTTACGACAATATTTCTGGAAGTAATGCCGGTAATTGCATTGTCTGAGGACATCATTTTAAATGCTGTATTTGGCGGTGTAATTGCCGGTACCGGTGTCGGGCTTACACTTAAACATGGTGCGTCAACAGGTGGTATGGACATTGTGGCCATGGTACTGTCCCGGATGAAGGATAGACCTATCGGTACGTATTTTTTGCTGTTGAACGCAATCATTATTGCAATGGCCGGCATTTTGTATAAACCGGAAAATGCGTTGTATACATTATTGACGTTATATGTGACAACACGCGTGATTGATGCACTTCATACACGTCACGAGAAAGTTACGGCGATGATCATTACGCATAAAGCGGATGAACTGCAAAAAGCCATTCATGATACGATGGTTCGAGGTATAACAATACTGCCGGCGAAAGGTGCTTATACAAAGGAAGACAAAAATATGATGTACCTGGTTGTTACCCGGTATGAACTTTATGATCTGGAACGTATCATCGGGGAAATTGATCCGAACGCATTTACCAATATCGTGCAGACAACGGGTATATTCGGATTTTTCCGGAAAGATTAG
- a CDS encoding NifU N-terminal domain-containing protein codes for MGVRAEATPNPNALKFTTDKLIFEGDSSISVMPGDTSEHEILNDLMKLEGVDNVFGYQNFITVNKMFDAEWDDVQPKIIEVMGKHGF; via the coding sequence ATGGGAGTACGAGCTGAAGCTACACCAAACCCGAACGCACTGAAATTCACAACGGACAAGCTGATCTTCGAAGGTGACAGCAGCATTTCCGTTATGCCTGGTGATACTAGTGAACATGAAATTTTAAACGATTTGATGAAACTGGAAGGTGTCGACAACGTTTTCGGTTACCAGAACTTCATTACCGTAAACAAGATGTTCGATGCAGAATGGGACGATGTACAGCCAAAAATTATTGAAGTTATGGGAAAACATGGATTTTAA
- a CDS encoding DUF3813 family protein produces the protein MGNNNLFQQAKTAVNNFKNAQGNASQQDKQAAQNAIQAAKNNGSPEEQQQLQQLEQQLKQHNQLN, from the coding sequence ATGGGAAACAATAATCTTTTCCAACAAGCTAAAACTGCTGTCAACAACTTTAAGAACGCTCAGGGGAATGCATCCCAACAGGATAAACAAGCTGCACAAAATGCGATCCAAGCCGCAAAAAATAACGGTTCACCCGAAGAACAGCAGCAGCTGCAACAACTTGAGCAACAGCTGAAGCAACACAACCAGCTTAATTAA